The following are from one region of the Actinoplanes sp. L3-i22 genome:
- a CDS encoding IclR family transcriptional regulator, whose product MPPKKDAEKPEYRVEALAKGLRILSLFSEQRPTWRVSDIAPAVGMPLPTVYRVVMTLTSEGYLDHLPNGDYRPGVRVLTLGTAALRSLDLVELATPRLQQLGQATGETVNLAVLTVDQVLYLVRLRNSDLVTANIQVGSTLPAVHTSIGKLLLAYLDEDDLKSRVTPTSFARLHGPNAKVSLDELHDELAKIRADGWAMQDEELAYGLRSVAAPVRNAKGTVVAGANLAVQSRDWSTQRIVRELKPLISEACHDISALLGHQE is encoded by the coding sequence ATGCCCCCGAAGAAGGACGCCGAGAAGCCCGAGTACCGGGTCGAGGCCCTGGCCAAGGGCCTGCGGATCCTCTCGCTCTTCAGCGAGCAGCGACCGACCTGGCGGGTCAGCGACATCGCGCCCGCGGTCGGGATGCCGCTGCCGACGGTCTACCGGGTGGTGATGACGCTGACCTCCGAGGGTTATCTCGACCATCTGCCGAACGGGGACTACCGCCCCGGCGTGCGGGTGCTCACCCTGGGCACCGCCGCGCTGCGCAGCCTGGACCTGGTCGAGCTGGCCACGCCGCGGCTGCAGCAGCTCGGCCAGGCCACCGGGGAGACGGTCAACCTGGCCGTGCTCACCGTCGACCAGGTGCTCTACCTGGTCCGGCTGCGGAACTCGGACCTGGTCACGGCGAACATCCAGGTCGGCTCGACGCTGCCGGCCGTGCACACCTCGATCGGCAAGCTGCTGCTGGCGTACCTGGACGAGGACGACCTGAAGTCCCGGGTCACCCCGACCTCGTTCGCCCGGCTGCACGGCCCGAACGCGAAGGTCAGCCTGGACGAGCTGCACGACGAGCTCGCCAAGATCCGGGCGGACGGCTGGGCGATGCAGGACGAGGAGCTGGCGTACGGGCTCCGCTCGGTCGCCGCCCCGGTCCGCAACGCCAAGGGCACCGTGGTCGCCGGGGCGAACCTGGCGGTGCAGTCCCGGGACTGGTCCACCCAGCGCATCGTCCGCGAGCTGAAGCCGCTGATCAGCGAGGCCTGCCACGACATCTCCGCGCTGCTGGGACACCAGGAGTGA
- a CDS encoding carboxymuconolactone decarboxylase family protein, whose amino-acid sequence MRLGKFRPEELDDDQRAVYDAIAGGPRASGSAFRLVDADGGLEGPFNAMLLQPGLGGALQELGSAVRYRTAMTTRAREIAILTVARVWRSDFERYAHEAVAAAAGFTTAELRALRIGDGTAFADPADRLILDLSTALAERGDLADDEFAAARDALGMPVLFELTTLIGYYSTLALQLRVFRVAAPTALDTPASATEDFS is encoded by the coding sequence GTGAGGCTCGGCAAGTTCCGCCCGGAGGAGCTCGACGACGACCAGCGCGCGGTCTACGACGCGATCGCGGGCGGCCCGCGGGCGAGCGGCTCGGCGTTCCGGCTCGTCGACGCGGACGGTGGCCTGGAGGGCCCGTTCAACGCGATGCTGCTGCAACCCGGGCTGGGCGGCGCGCTGCAGGAACTGGGCAGCGCGGTGCGCTACCGCACCGCGATGACCACCCGGGCCCGGGAGATCGCGATTCTCACGGTCGCCCGGGTTTGGCGTTCCGACTTCGAGAGGTACGCCCATGAGGCCGTGGCCGCCGCGGCCGGGTTCACCACCGCGGAGTTGCGGGCGCTGCGCATCGGGGACGGCACCGCCTTCGCCGACCCGGCGGACCGCCTGATCCTGGACCTGTCGACCGCCCTGGCCGAGCGGGGCGACCTGGCCGACGACGAGTTCGCGGCCGCCCGGGACGCGCTCGGGATGCCGGTGTTGTTCGAGCTCACGACGCTGATCGGCTACTACTCGACGCTCGCCCTCCAACTGCGGGTCTTCCGCGTCGCGGCACCTACGGCCCTTGACACTCCGGCCTCGGCGACGGAGGATTTTTCTT